The genomic window CGGGACTTGGAATGCGATAGTTATCCGAGCGAAATAAGGCCCAGCTGTTAGGATGGATACGAGAGCAATCGTCTCTGGTGAAGATACCTAGTTTGTGGACACGCGGGGGGCCGACCGGGTTGTCACGGCAACGGTCGGAGGTCGGACCCCGGTGAAGGCCGATCAGCCAGAACCAGCCAAGAGGAAATGGCCGGCCAATCCAAAGAGTCACATCTCTGCCACTTGCTTGTTCTTCGTGTCATGATCTCTTGAATTGGCTTTAATCATGATGCCATTGACTATAACACGGCAGTTCAGCCGATTGAGCTCGGTACCTCAGCTGTCCCGGGTAGCTTGCTCAAGCCGCTCGTTCTCATCGACAGTCCGCTGGCATGGGAGCCGATCCCCGGATGGGCCGTTCCGTCTGGCGGTAGTAGGCTCCGGCCCGGCTGGATTCTACACCACATACCGGGTGATGGGCAAAGTCCCAGGAGCAAAAGTGGACATGTATGAGAGTCTTCCAGTGCCGTTTGGTTTGGTTCGTCATGGTGTCGCTCCCGATCATCCAGAGGTCAAGGTTGGCTACCCTACAAGACATGGAGCAAAAAAGATCGCAGCTGATCTTTCTACCCCCAGAATTGCCAGGAGAAATTTGATGAGATTGCATCGTCTCCCAATTTCACCTTTATTGGCAATGTCTCCATTGGCCATCCTGGTCATTCCGCGAACCATTGTACTATAGAGTTGCAAAACTTGATGCGCCATTATGATGCGATTCTATTCGCATACGGAGCCTCGGAAGACAAGAAGCTTGGGATCCCTGGCGAGTCAACACTGAGTGGAATCTACTCTGCCCGTGAAGTCGTTGGCTGGTACAATGGCCTTCCTGACTgctccaacctcaacctgGATCTATCacaggctgaggaggccgtcatcatcggtcAAGGAAATGTTGCCCTTGATGTTGCGAGAATGCTGCTGGAAGACATTGATGTTCTGAAAAAGACAGACATCACAGAGCAGGCACTCGAGACGCTATCCCGGAGTCGGGTCAGAAGAGTGCACGTTgtgggaagaagaggacctATGCAGGTACGTTGAATATTAAGCGACACCTGAAGGGCAACGAATGAGACGCTGACGTCAAATTGTATAGGCTGCCTTCACGATCAAGGAGGTCCGAGAGCTGATGAAACTCGACCAAGTTGGGTTCTTACCATTCAACCGATCCCTAGTCCCCGAAGATCTCAAGACGTTGCCCCGTGCTTCCAAGCGGTTGATGGAAGTTTTGGTCAAGGGCTCGCCGACACCGGCTGAAAGTGCGTCCAAGGTGTGGTCTCTGGACAGCTGTCTCTCCCCAAGGCACTTCCTCGGAAACCAGGACGCACCCTCCAAGGTTGCGAGCACCGAATTCGACGTCACAGAGCTTGCAGATCCTTTCGACCCAAAGTCATCCGTCAAGGCAACTGGGCAAACCGCCTTTCTCCCCTCCGACGTAGTCTTCCGTTCTGTGGGCTACAAGTCTGTGGCCCTACCTGGATTTGAGGATATTGGCATTCAATTTGATGAGCGTCGGGGTGTCGTTGACAACGACGGACTTGGCAGAGTCACGAGAATGGTGTCTGATACACACGCTGAAGGTATCCGGAACCAGCGAGTTCCAGGAGTCTATTGTGCAGGCTGGGTCAAGAGAGGTCCGACTGGAGTCATTGCATCAACCATGCAAGATGCATTCATTACGGGCGAGGCAATCGCAGAGGACTGGCTCTCAGGTGGCCAATTCATGAACGCATCCGATGAGACGAGCGTGAGTGGTTGGGATGGGCTGAGGCAGGAGATAGGGCCATCAGCTTCTCAAGCCGTCGCATGGGATGATTGGCGTCGGATCGACCAGGCAGAAAGAGAACGAGGGCAAAAGAACGGaaaggagagagaaaagTTCACTAATACTGCGGACATGCTCGCGGTACTTGGATGACGCTCAAAAAGACGTTTTTAACTATTTGTATATCACATCACTCTGTACATCATAGATACTTAAGAgctcttgatcttctcggTGAGCTCAGGGACCTTTTCGAACAAATCTCCAACAAGACCGACATCAGCGATCTGGAAGATGGGTGCATCCGCATCCTTGTTGATAGCGGCAATGACCTTGCTGTCCTTCATACCCGCAAGATGTTGAATAGCACCTGAAATACCAACAGCCATATATAGTTGAGGAGCAACAACTTTGCCGGTCTGTCCAACCTGAAGGCTGTTATCGGCATAACCACTGTCGACGGCAGCACGGGAGGCACCGACGGCGGCTCCAAGAGAATCGGCCAGAGGCAGCATCACCTTGTCAAAGTcctccttggacttgagacCACGGCCTCCGGAGACAACGCGGCTGGCAGTGGAAAGATCGGGACGGTCCGACTTGGCTAGATCCTCAGACACCCACTCAGTGGGCGACTCGGTCTTGGGGtcaacaccctcctccacagtGGCAGAGCCACcctcaagagcagcagcggcaaaAGCAGTTCCTCGAATAGTCACCACCTTGATGGAATCCGACGACTCGACGGTGGCGATCGCATTGCCAGCGTAGATGGGTCGGACAAACGTGTTCTCGCCTTCAATCGCCGTGATGTCGGAAATCTGCTGCGAATCGAGAAGAGCAGCAACTCGGGGGAGGAGGTTCTTGCCGAACGCGGTGTGGCCAGCGATGACGTGAGTGTAGccgcccttcttgatgttctcAACTAGGAGAGGGGCATAGTTTTCGGGGAGACCCTGGTTGAGTTGTTAGTCTGCGCCTATGAGATCGAGGATGTACTCTGCGACGGTGCTGACCTTGTCGTAGGCGCCGTTATCCACGGCGATAATCTTCTCGAcgccctcagccttggcggcctcctcTGCAACAGACTTGATGTTGCTGCCAGCGATAAAGCCATGAACCGTTCcaccgagcttcttggcagctgTAAAGGCGCTCAATGAGCTGTGGTTGAGCTGTCCATCCTTCTGCTCCAGAATGGCCAGGGTCGACAACAGTCTTTGGCGGGCTTGTGCGTTGAGGCTATAGGCATGGGCGCGACCCATGAGGCCAGTGGCCTGCTTCGCCAATACTCGTCTCGCAGTCGGAAGCATCTTGTCGGTGGAATTGGTTGCTTGGGTTGGCCAGCTGCCAACTCtaggaggagatgatggctgtTTAAGGCACTCTGTGAGTCGGCGACGGCTGGTGACGGCCCGAGGTAGCGGCCGACTTGATCGCTCTTGGGGCGCCCCCGTCATCGGCCACTCGCCGGGAACTGACGGCAGGTGCGACGGAAATGCCGAGCCGACTTGAGAGGACAATCACATGATCAAAGAGAGGCGAAGCACGTGACTGACACAAGTCACGTGATATAGCTGATCCCCTGCCTGGCGCTGCGCGTTCAGGATGCAGTAGCCAGGAAGCTGAATGCCAGTCAATCTCCCCGTTACTGTCGCGCCAAAATTTCTCCAAGACGCgacccatcccatccatcgccagactccatcaacatcacGACGCTAGTGGCATCGATTTCCCAACGGCACACCAACCAACAGTCACGTCTGCTGTTGCGCGACATTTCCTGTTCGCCTGTCTCCGCGCAACGCCTTCCTCGCGCGCGCTCGATTGACCGTCTGTCGTAACCCGTCGCCCGCGACCCTTGGCCGATCGCGATCCTCATCAAGATGGATGACACTGCGACCTACGGCTCGCCCGGCAACGGTGCTTCGCCCAACAGCAATCCAATCCTTGCGCAACCTCCTTTGCAACCAGACCCAAGCGCTGGCGATGGTGAAGGTACGCGCGCATTACGCTCTGTCCCTGAGCCTCCCCCGTTCATGTTGCTGATGGGTCATCTAGATGTCCAGATGTCAGAGGGACTGGCAACCGACTCAAACATTAAACAGGACAGCACGACTCCTGCTCCAGGTAGGACGAATTGATGATAGTTGACAGAGAGTTTGCTAAGATTGCTAGCTcgcggcgatgaggagatgAACGATGCGCCTGATGATGCCAagggcaaagatgaggcGGCTGGAGGCACTGATGGTCAGGACAAGTCAAAGGAGACAGCCGAGTCCGCTGCTCGTGAGCACCTCATGACCCAGACACACGCGATTGTCCTTCCTAGTTACAGCACTTGGTTCGACATGAACACCATCCACGATATCGAGCGCAAGGCGATGGCCGAGTTCTTCAACAACCGAAACCGTAGCAAGACACCCGCTGTCTACAAGGACTACCGCGACTTCATGATCAACACATATCGTCTTAACCCCGTCGAATACTTGACGGTGACCGCCTGTCGCCGAAACCTGGCTGGTGATGTTTGCGCCATCATGCGCGTTCATGCTTTCTTGGAGCAATGGGGATTGATCAACTACCAGGTAGGACATGTGGCTTGGCGACTTATCGTGATCGTTTCTAACTCTTAGCAGGTTGATGCTGATCAACGTCCCTCGCATGTTGGACCCCCCTTCACCGGCCATTTCAAGATCATCTGCGACACCCCCCGAGGTCTTCAGGCATGGCAGCCCTCTGCTGACCCAGTGGTCttggagggcaagaagagTCAAGATACCGACAACAAGGCCAATGCGACCGCGCCAGCGAAGGCCGATCAGAATCTCGAGATTGGACGTAACATCTACGAAGCCAATGCTAAGAACACTCTCATCACTAAGACGGAGGGCAAGACGAATGGAGAGACTCCTGCTACTAATGGTGTTCCTGGGGCTGAAGATGCCACCAAGACCCCTATTGCGAAGGTTCACTGCCATCAGTGTGGAAACGACTGTACCCGAATCTACTACCACAGCAACCACACCGACGCGAACCCGAAGGCCAAATACGATCTTTGCCCCAACTGCTTCACTGAGGGTCGCCTGCCTGCCAACCATACCAGCAACATGTATGTGAAGATGGAAAACCCCACATACACATCAACTCTCGACCGGGACGCCCCGTGGACGGATGCCGAGATCTTGCGACTGCTCGAAGGTCTTGAGCGGTTTGATGATGACTGGGGTGAGATTGCCGAGCATGTCGGGACCCGCACGCGGGAGGAGTGTGTCCTTCAGTTCCTGCAGCTGGATATTGAGGAGAAATATCTTGATTCGGAGGCCCCTATCAGTGGTCCTACTGGGTTGTCGATGCTTGGTCCTCAACAGGGACAGCTTCCCTTCAGCCAAGTGGATAACCCTGTGATGTCGGTCGTTGGATTCCTGGCTAGTCTAGCCGATCCAGCCAGCACGGCTGCGGCGGCGAGCAAGTCCGCTGAAGAACTCAAGCGAAAGCTTCGCAAGCAGCTGGATGGCGAAAAGGCTGGCGATGAAGCCAAGGCTAACGGCGAcggcaagaccaaggctgATTCGATGGACATTGATGTCCGTCAAGAaacaaccaccacaaccacgacgacgaccacaacaacgacaaagaCAAGCGCGCTTGCTTCGATCCCTCTGGCATCAATTGGCGCTCGGGCGGCAGGATTTGCATCACATGAGGAGCGAGAAATGACACGATTGGTGTCTGCTGCATCTAATGTGACTCTCCAGAAGCTGGAAATGAAGCTGAAGTactttgatgagatggaggctgTACTGCGCGCAGAGCGACGAGAGCTTGAGCGGGCGCGTCAACAATTATTCCTCGACCGACTGGCTTTCCGCCGAAGAGTGCGTGAGGTCCAAGAAGGCCTCAAGGCTGCGGCAGCGGTTGGCGGCGAGCAGGGTGTACGCATGGCCCAGGATGCTATGAACGAGGGTGACCGATTGAGCCTCCAACCGGCACCTGGAGCGCAAGCCGTTCCACCTCCAAGCAACGATGGCCAAGTGAAGAGCTACGAGGCTTAGAAGCTTGGGTTAAGAATGGCACAGCACGAGACAGGAAATGGGAAAAGCTGATGTGACAGGACAGATTGGGTTCaatgccgatgatggcgtaTGATTGGCGCGGGGGATCGGAGTGTATTGATTGACTTGGTCCAAAGGTGCCAACTTGTCACGGAGTCAACGCCACTGGTTTGCAGTCACTGTCACAGACAGGCCGTGACAGAGGTCTAGATCAGAAGAGCCGTTGCAAGCCGTCAAACAGTTGGAAATACCGACTGGGTGGCTATCCGGGGATGCATTGCCAAGGCAATGGGCATGCATGCGATATAATCAGTTGCGAAAGGGTGTACTATTATGTGGTATAGATGCCTTGATCGTTGTTTTTTGCTACCCCGGCTGTTTTTTACTGACGTCCTTGTTTGTGAACATGGGGCGAATAGGAATGATTTACATATGTAGTTGATCTATTTGTTTTGCAGTCTGTTTTGTCCGTTGAACACTATGCTCAGGATTCAGGATCCCCATCCTGCCACAACGTATTCCCACGCATTGCCTTCAAGTGAGATCATTGCATGCGGTGCCGAAACTAGCGCGGGTAACTACCGACCCCGTGGGAGTATCTGTCGAATCGGTTCGGTCGAGTTCCGGACGGGGTCGGGCCAGCGGGACGGTACCAATGTGAGTGCAGCTGTTTCGAGAACGCCCACGTAGGGTACTGGGCCTATGGAGGGTAGAGGAGACCCTCCGTGAGGTCGTGGATATAATAGAGATCCTGCAGGCTTGCGTGGGACGTGGACCAACGGAACTTGCAAAAGGGACGTGGATTTCACTCCACTTCAacaaggtggtggtgaactCACAGCAGGGAGAGCCGATTGGGATGGGGATAGTGATAGAGAATTGTTatgagagaagaagagtgaAACCTGACGAGTGTTATAGGAAAGTGGTCTAATGTTAGTCGAGCATTGACAAACTATAATCCTTACAGCACTTTATAACCTCTCAGATATTGTAGTTGGAAAAGGGATAGTTCATACCCCAGAAGAGCCTCAAGCTTGCCTCGGAGAGAGTGGATCTAGATCGTTCGAGATAAAGCCGCATGATTGGCCGAtttcccttccttcctctcgAGGTGGCCCGACAAAGGCATGTACGTACCTTCACCGTGGGTTGCACCTGCCCTGGCGGCCCTTGCCGTTGTACCTCGGCCCAAGGCTGATGCGGGGTGACGTCCTCGGTCGAGGTCACAAGCAGCCAAGGACAGGAAAGAGCATTGGCGCGGAGTACGTGCCCCCTGCCCCTGCCCATGGGACGTCGTCGCATTCGACTCCATACTCCACCACGAGCTCACCACGCCCATCTCGTTGCTGCGCACCATTGACTGCCCCCCCGGAGATATTCCCGCCTTGCCCCTGGCTTTGCCTCCACTGTCGGTACTCGTCTGAATCTGTCTAGCCGTTTCCCCTCCTGGGTCCGTCTCTCTTCCCCAGTTGCTACCGCTCTCAACCGAGGCCGAAGTGATAAGCGCAGCTTGTCCCACGTCCGTGTCGACTGTCAACCGGTCTTTGGATACTCTTGTATAAAAGGCCGAcatcgccgcctccgccCTAAAAGGCCCTCTCCTGCCTCTCGGTTCTTCCAGACCCTTTTCCTGCTCGCGCCGGCCATGTTGACTCTAGCCCGCTCGTCCGCCTTGAGGAACAGCTTCCGTCACTTGACATCAGCACGCGCCGTAAGTTGGCCCTCCATTGCCATGCAACCTACACCGATCTACTTCTGCTCTTCATGGAAGACTTTCACATGCCTCGGATTCCATCTAGGACATGGAATAGAATGAATGCTTTTCTGTCATCTTCCTATTCTCTGTTCAGGTGGATACCGAGTCATGGCCGGGCGGCGGGAACTACACCCATCCCGCCGGTGCTTGTGATCGGCCGCACCACGGCTCCGGCCGCCCAGCGATGCCTCGGTCGCTTTCCGAACGGCCATTTTTGCTCCTTTCCTCGTTTTGCATATCTTCATATTCGTCGTCTAGCAGCAATCTTCTATAATCACAAACCTTTCTTTTCGCTAACTCACCTTCAGGCACAGactctcatcatggccccAGCTAAGCGAGCCAACAGTTCCTCTGCCTCAGGTATGCCACTCCCAGTGTCAAAAAGCGATTGTGTCTTGAACCGGAATACTGATGCGCCGCGGTCTTAGGCTACGTCGAGGATAAGTCCAAGGGCCCAATGCTTAGGTGGCAGGACTCCCTCCCTCGTTTGCCTGTGCCATCGCTCGATGAGACCGCCCGACGTTATCTCAAGTCCCTTCATCCGCTCCTTACACCCGCCGAGTACGAGAACAGCaagaaggctgtcgaggagTTTGTGCGTCCTGGCGGTGTCGGCTCAAAGCTCCAAGACAAGCTCGTCGCCCATCGCGAggaccccaagaccaagaactGGATCTACGAGTGGTGGAATGATGCGGCCTACCTGTCTTATCGCGACCCGGTTGTTCCCTATGTCAGCTACTTCTATTCCCACCGCGACGATCGACGCAGACGAGATCCTGCAAAGCGCGCcgctgccatcaccacctcaGTTCTTgagttcaagaagcaggTCGATGCTGGCACCCTCGAGCCCGAGTACATGAAGAAGCTCCCCATCTGCATGGATAGTTACAAGTGGATGTTTAACGCTTCCCGTGTCGCTGCCAAGCCTGCCGACTACCCCGTCAAGTTCTCtgccgaggagaacaagcACATCATTGCTATTCGCAAGAACCAGTTCTTCAAGATCCAGCACGAGGTTAACGGCCAACAGCTCAACACCTCGGAGCTTGAACAGCAGTTCAAGCACGTTTACGAGGTTGCTCGACGCGTCCCAGCTGTCGGCGCTCTCACCTCGGAGAACCGAGATATCTGGACTGATGCGCGCAACATCTTGCTGCAGGCCAGCCCCAACAACAAGGCCGCTCTTGAGGCTATCGAGTCAGCCTCTTTCGTCGTGTGTCTGGACGATGCCTCCCCCGTTACTCTTGAGGAGCGCGCTCACCAATACTGGCACGGTGATGGTGCTAACCGATGGTATGACAAGCCCCTGCAGTTCATTGTCAATGACAACGGCACCTCTGGTTTCATGGGCGAGCACTCAATGATGGACGGAACTCCTACTCACCGCCTGAACGACTACGTCAACGACCTCATCTTTGGCAACAAGCTCGACTACTCCAACCCTAGTGTCCGATCCAACTTGCCCGACCCTCAACTCGTCAAGTTCGAGATCAACAATGAAGTCCAGGCCGAAATTGACCGGGCGACCAAGGATTTCAACGAAGTCATCGGCAAGCACCAGCTTGCCGTCCAGGCCTACCAGGGCTATGGAAAGGGCCTcatcaagaagttcaagtGCTCCCCCGACGCCTATGTCCAAATGATCATCCAGCTTGCCTACTTCAAGATGTACGGCAAGAACCGCCCTACCTACGAGTCTGCTGCCACACGCCGCTTCCAGCTCGGTCGTACCGAGACATGCCGAACTGTCTCGGATGAATCGACGGCTTGGTGCAAGGCCATGGAAGATGCTTCAGTTGATGAGAAGTCCCGTGTCGACCTATTCCGCAAGGCCATCAACGCCCACCTCGAGTATATCTCCGCCGCTTCAGACGGTAAGGGTGTTGATAGACACCTCTTTGgcctcaagaagcttcttgagccCGGCCAGGAGGTCCCTGCTATCTACAAGGACCCTGCCTATGCTTACTCCAGCTCATGGCATCTGTCCACTTCTCAGCTGAGCTCTGAGTTCTTCAACGGCTACGGATGGAGCCAGGTCATCGATGCCGGCTTTGGCATTGCGTACATGATCAATGAGAACAGGTATGTAACCAGATCTTTGACTTCTTAGAGCGTAGTACTAACAGCATACGACAGCCTTAACTTCAACGTTGTCTCCAAGGGTCTGGGCAGTGACCGCATGAGCCACTACTTGAACGAGGCTGCCAACGATATGCGCGAACTGCTCACACCCACTCTTGAGCCTCCCAAGGCTAAGCTGTAAGAATGTGCATCTTCAATGTTTCTTAGACGGAGTTATGCCAAGTTTACATATGACACAATACTATGGCTGGGTAGTTTAGATATGGTATCGGGCTGAGAAGGAGTGGCGTTCTCACCTGATTGTGCATGTATTCTAGACATGATATTGTTACCGCCTGGAGAGAAGACCTGGCGATTTATTTGAAAGCGATGAATTGGAGCTTACGCATTGGAGGGTAGAAGGAAGCTGTAGATCAAAAGTCGGAGCGATGACAACTACAAcaataaataaaaaaaaggtcAAAAAGTCTTGTCATTTCTCATGTCACCGCAACAAGTCTAGATGGACATGATAAGAAGACTTATGACATGGCTGATGAAGGTACTACGGTATATCCTACTCCTACAAACTGACAGATCCGAGCAGTGGATGAAACTCGACTACTTTAGCCGGCGTGCGCCACTATCTCGTTAACCAAGTcgcccttggcctcatcGTAGTAGGAGCAGATCTGTGAGGGCAGAGGCACCTCCTTGTagtcctcatcctcgcccgATATAACGTTGAGGTTGATACCTGCCGACTTGCTCGTGAAAACCTTGGTGCCTGTGCTCTCCTTGCTGAAGTAGATTTGTGCCCCATCGATCTGGTCCAGCATGACTGTAGGAATGGTGCCGAGAACTTGAAGGGCGAAGTTCTGGGCTTTGACGACATCAACCGTAGAGACAAGGGTGTCGACAATGAGGGACAAGCGGGTCGAGTTCTCAACCGTCACCTGGTTAGCCTTGCCCCTGATTAtaatggtggtgttgttgcaTCGGCTGATCAGAACGGAATGCGTCAGGGAGGCCTCGATCTCAATGGGCTCGGGCTCCTTCTCGTAGTTTTCCTAAGCTCAAGTTAGTGGCCTGCTTCGCCTAATCGTACTGGTTGAGACATACAATAGTCCACTTGTtgccctccagctccttcttgggAGGCTTCTTGACGCGCATGCTCtggggcttgggcttctttCCTGGCGCTGGACTCTTGCCCCGGGTAGCACCGTGATGTTCAGAGACTGTTGAGCCCGCGCGGAGGGACGGGTTCTTGTGCGTCATCTCAGACCTGTCCACCTTACGGAGACCCTGTGTGACAGACTCGCCCTTGTTGAGTTCCGAAAAGACTGCACCGAAACCACCGCTTGGCGCAGCAGGGGCGGGCTCTGTCTTGATATCCAGAACCGGAGGAGGGCCCGGAGGCGGCGGGGGAGGCGGGGGAGCACCACCAGCAGGAGGAGCCGGAGCAGGCGGAGCGGGTGCAGTGCTGGGGCTACTGGAAAGTGACTTGGCGACCTCCTGCGCTGGCTGTCCGTTGGGGTTCCAGGGGATACCATTGGCGAAGTATTGCTTGACGTAGTCGGCGAGATCGCGGAAGATCTGGTACAGGCTTTGAACCCAATCGGCGTGCCTGCTATCCCTGCGCATCCAGTCAGTACTGCGAAACGTGCCTGCCTAGGATTCGACCTACTTCTCCTTGTGCTCCTTAAGCACCCTGTTTCCAAAGAACTGAGCCGAACCAAGAGACTCCTCGACATGCTTGTAGGGGCGGGTGTCAATGGTGATCCAAGCCAGAACCGTGATACCGGCGGAAACAGCGCTCAAATGGTTATAAGCGGGGTCAGGTCGGTTGGCCTCCGTGAGGGTGGTGACAGCCGACAAAGCGTCGGTGATGGGCTTGAGAAGGCTTTCGTACATGGGCAGATCGGGGCCCGAGAGGTTGGGCTTCTTAGCCTTAGTCGAGATAAGGAGAAACTTCCGCTGCTCTTGGAAGCCCTTCTTGACTTCCAATGCCTAGATATTAGGGCAATGTCAGCTATTGGCCTTCCTCGAAGAGATCCCGTTGTTGGAATTGGTTGTACCTGCTCAGCGATGAGCCCACCAAGCTCCTGGCTCTGCTCAACATATTTCTCGACGGCGGAGCTCAGGAAGGCATCGAATTCCTCAATAGACTCTGGAAGTGGCTCGGCGACTGGCTTAGGGACAGGCTCGGGCTTGGGAGGAGCGACAGGCGCAGCAGGGGcggctggagctggaggtgcTGCGATGGCAGCGTTGGAAGACGAAGTAGCGGGGGCATCGGGCGGAAGCTCAGTAGAAGCAGCGATATCCTCGAGGCGAGAGGTAGCAGCTTCAAGCCTGGAGATGTTATCAGCATGGGCGGCGGTTGAAACCAAGACTCTGGCAATCTGTACCGCTTGATCAGAGTGGTGAGATTATGCATGTGGTTTGTGGCGGCCATGGTGTCGGTCTCGGTTCGCTCCGGTCACTGGGAGAGCTTGGGGAGAATCCTTCCTTATATATACAGTACGCGGCGAACGGCGACGTGCGCAGGCAACAGAATAGTTCGCTCTGCCTGGTGGATTGCGCAAGTCGTAATCGTCGAGGGTTATGCCACCTAGTCGAGAACGAGTCAATGACATGGCATCACAAGAGGCAGACGCAAAAAAAACTGCCGGTTAGGCGCTTACCTTGACCATGAATATGTTGCAACAGTCAAAAGCTCAGCGAggatgcgatgcgatggtACGAGGTGAGGAGATGGGAGCTTGACCGAGGAGGTTGCGGAATAGGGATGAGCTAGGCAGGTGGTAAGGAGGTTTGGAGGTACTTGAACTCGACTTTTTGGGTCGCCTGGCTAGGTGCGAAGTGTGGGTAGCTTGTAGGTACAGCTGGCCTAGCTCTCACTCCCCTGCAAGCCCGTTAGGTAAGGTAGCaccatgaccttggcctccaaATACTTAGGTAGGTTTCCGTCCATTCCAGCGCCCCTGAGCCTGGCTGCTCGGCGCTGGATTGCCCGGTTCCGGCGCAGCCTCCTCTGTCTTCCAGGTTTGCAGGTGCCCAGGTACCCGCAGGGGCAGGCACGCAGTTGGTTGTGAGCCACGTGGTCATCTTGGTCTCAAAGTACCCTATCTTTGGAACTTGACGGCATTTAACCGGATTGATTTATCGCACCTCGACCACCATATTGATAGAGTGAAAGTTAAAATATAAGCCTCTATTCTCGGCAAAACACGGAAAATATTAATGGCTTTGGTTTCCAATAAAGAACGGGAGCTGCCTTGGGAGGACAGGGGAGGTATGTAGGTACCTTAGATAAGATAGACTGGGTACTGGTGGAGGCTCAAGGCCATACGCCAGATGCTGCAGCTCCGATCAGCCCAACGCAGACACCGCTTGAACTTGAACCTgaaaacaacaccaacagaTCATTCACGGCCTCCCAATTCCACCTTGCGTTTTCGCTAGATACCTACTGAACAGTGCCCAAAGAGCGCATTCCATGAGCTCTCGTCTAGTGTCCTCGCAATACCGGAATAAACTCTTTCGCTTCGCTGAGCCTGAGCGTTTCCACCCCTGCAATACGATCCCTCAGGTCTTTGACATCCATCCCCGGCACCATCTCCACCACCAACCTATTGGGAATTTCCAAGTCCGTGGGCAATAACTAGGATCGGCCACAGCCGAGCCTGCTATTCCTTTGAGCCAACCTCTTTCCCCTGCCTGACTGGCCTGAATTTGAGGTTCTGTGTTGCTGTTGCGCTCATCGGATTGCCGTCGGCTCTTTACGTGTCGCGTCGTCCACCAACCCGCTGAGTGAGAGGTtgcaccatcaccagcgtCATGGAGGCCGTTGTCGATGATCGGCCCAAGTCAGAACTGCCCATcgatggcgaagaggagTCCCATGCAGAGGGTGAAAAGAATCTAGATCTAGAGCAgacccaagatcaagaccaagtccCAGACCCGAGCCACGATGAACcacaagaagatcaacaagcTTCGTCGGTGATTGACACTCAAACACCAGATGACCAGGTTGCCACGATTGACTTTGTCACTTTGGGCATGTTTATCATTGGTTAGCGGAGCCTCCTCAGTCCATTCTTGAACCTTGCGGTTGCTGCTCTTTTAGAGATGGATGTATCGTAAGACAAAGCT from Fusarium keratoplasticum isolate Fu6.1 chromosome 10, whole genome shotgun sequence includes these protein-coding regions:
- a CDS encoding NADPH:adrenodoxin oxidoreductase, mitochondrial; translated protein: MMPLTITRQFSRLSSVPQLSRVACSSRSFSSTVRWHGSRSPDGPFRLAVVGSGPAGFYTTYRVMGKVPGAKVDMYESLPVPFGLVRHGVAPDHPEVKNCQEKFDEIASSPNFTFIGNVSIGHPGHSANHCTIELQNLMRHYDAILFAYGASEDKKLGIPGESTLSGIYSAREVVGWYNGLPDCSNLNLDLSQAEEAVIIGQGNVALDVARMLLEDIDVLKKTDITEQALETLSRSRVRRVHVVGRRGPMQAAFTIKEVRELMKLDQVGFLPFNRSLVPEDLKTLPRASKRLMEVLVKGSPTPAESASKVWSLDSCLSPRHFLGNQDAPSKVASTEFDVTELADPFDPKSSVKATGQTAFLPSDVVFRSVGYKSVALPGFEDIGIQFDERRGVVDNDGLGRVTRMVSDTHAEGIRNQRVPGVYCAGWVKRGPTGVIASTMQDAFITGEAIAEDWLSGGQFMNASDETSVSGWDGLRQEIGPSASQAVAWDDWRRIDQAERERGQKNGKEREKFTNTADMLAVLG
- a CDS encoding putative electron transfer flavoprotein subunit alpha, mitochondrial, translating into MLPTARRVLAKQATGLMGRAHAYSLNAQARQRLLSTLAILEQKDGQLNHSSLSAFTAAKKLGGTVHGFIAGSNIKSVAEEAAKAEGVEKIIAVDNGAYDKGLPENYAPLLVENIKKGGYTHVIAGHTAFGKNLLPRVAALLDSQQISDITAIEGENTFVRPIYAGNAIATVESSDSIKVVTIRGTAFAAAALEGGSATVEEGVDPKTESPTEWVSEDLAKSDRPDLSTASRVVSGGRGLKSKEDFDKVMLPLADSLGAAVGASRAAVDSGYADNSLQVGQTGKVVAPQLYMAVGISGAIQHLAGMKDSKVIAAINKDADAPIFQIADVGLVGDLFEKVPELTEKIKSS
- a CDS encoding Carn-acyltransf domain-containing protein, with product MLTLARSSALRNSFRHLTSARAAQTLIMAPAKRANSSSASGYVEDKSKGPMLRWQDSLPRLPVPSLDETARRYLKSLHPLLTPAEYENSKKAVEEFVRPGGVGSKLQDKLVAHREDPKTKNWIYEWWNDAAYLSYRDPVVPYVSYFYSHRDDRRRRDPAKRAAAITTSVLEFKKQVDAGTLEPEYMKKLPICMDSYKWMFNASRVAAKPADYPVKFSAEENKHIIAIRKNQFFKIQHEVNGQQLNTSELEQQFKHVYEVARRVPAVGALTSENRDIWTDARNILLQASPNNKAALEAIESASFVVCLDDASPVTLEERAHQYWHGDGANRWYDKPLQFIVNDNGTSGFMGEHSMMDGTPTHRLNDYVNDLIFGNKLDYSNPSVRSNLPDPQLVKFEINNEVQAEIDRATKDFNEVIGKHQLAVQAYQGYGKGLIKKFKCSPDAYVQMIIQLAYFKMYGKNRPTYESAATRRFQLGRTETCRTVSDESTAWCKAMEDASVDEKSRVDLFRKAINAHLEYISAASDGKGVDRHLFGLKKLLEPGQEVPAIYKDPAYAYSSSWHLSTSQLSSEFFNGYGWSQVIDAGFGIAYMINENSLNFNVVSKGLGSDRMSHYLNEAANDMRELLTPTLEPPKAKLYGIGLRRSGVLT